One stretch of Siphonobacter curvatus DNA includes these proteins:
- a CDS encoding DUF1800 domain-containing protein → MKNTLIQLKHLYQRAGFGASPAMLQQASRHSVRRAVQDLFDDAQTPRPLHVVDPQRVGYSRKVLLEMVLQKGPLSEEQKKQYIRQIDQENRELIGDLNYAWITQMASGTSVLREKMTLFWHGHFACRSLNPTFVQRQNNTIRQHALGKFGDLLQAVAQDPAMLQFLNNQQNRKQSPNENFAREVMELFTLGRGHYSEQDIKEAARTFTGWGFNREGTFEIRKNQHDIGTKTIFGKTGPFDGSDTLSLILERPETAPFLVTKIYRYFVNDRPDPQIIQPLAAGFRKKDYDISWLMHEILTSDWFYRPENIGVNIKSPVELLVGFQRQLGLNFGQKQAVLYVQKALDQVLFYPPNVAGWPGGATWIDSSSLLLRMKLPEIILQAAQLNFKAKADGDVNTDYLAKRSNKPFLQTQFDWEAFAQPFAGLSTEALLDALSTYLLARPLLPSQRDLLLKHRKNNDLQDFTLGILTLPEYQLC, encoded by the coding sequence ATGAAAAACACGCTTATTCAGTTGAAGCATTTGTATCAGCGGGCGGGCTTTGGAGCGAGTCCCGCTATGTTACAGCAAGCCAGTCGTCATTCCGTTCGGCGTGCGGTACAGGATCTTTTTGATGACGCCCAGACTCCGCGTCCCCTGCACGTAGTCGATCCACAACGAGTAGGCTATTCCCGGAAAGTATTACTGGAAATGGTCCTGCAGAAAGGCCCCCTTTCAGAGGAACAGAAGAAGCAGTATATCCGGCAAATTGATCAGGAAAACCGGGAACTAATCGGGGATCTGAATTACGCCTGGATTACGCAAATGGCATCTGGAACCAGCGTCTTACGCGAAAAAATGACTTTGTTCTGGCATGGGCACTTCGCCTGCCGAAGTCTGAATCCAACGTTCGTACAACGACAGAATAATACCATTCGTCAACATGCCCTAGGCAAGTTCGGCGATCTGCTCCAGGCCGTAGCTCAGGACCCTGCCATGCTTCAGTTTCTGAATAACCAGCAGAACCGGAAGCAAAGTCCGAATGAGAATTTTGCCCGTGAAGTCATGGAATTATTTACGCTGGGCCGGGGTCATTACAGCGAACAGGACATTAAGGAAGCCGCCCGTACATTTACGGGCTGGGGCTTCAATCGCGAAGGAACCTTCGAAATCCGGAAAAATCAGCACGATATCGGTACAAAAACCATTTTCGGAAAAACCGGCCCCTTCGATGGGTCGGACACCCTCTCACTCATCCTGGAACGTCCCGAAACTGCTCCTTTTCTGGTCACTAAAATCTATCGGTATTTTGTCAACGACCGGCCCGATCCGCAAATCATTCAGCCGCTGGCCGCTGGTTTCCGTAAAAAGGACTACGACATCAGTTGGCTAATGCATGAGATCCTCACGTCCGACTGGTTTTATCGTCCTGAAAACATCGGCGTGAACATCAAATCTCCGGTCGAACTACTGGTAGGCTTTCAGCGACAACTGGGCTTGAATTTTGGTCAAAAACAGGCAGTCCTCTACGTTCAGAAAGCTTTGGATCAGGTCCTGTTTTATCCGCCCAACGTGGCGGGCTGGCCGGGCGGTGCTACCTGGATTGATTCCTCCAGTTTACTTTTACGGATGAAGCTGCCCGAAATCATTCTTCAGGCGGCTCAGCTGAATTTTAAAGCCAAAGCCGATGGCGACGTCAACACGGATTACTTAGCGAAACGATCCAATAAGCCTTTTCTCCAAACGCAGTTCGACTGGGAAGCCTTTGCCCAACCCTTCGCCGGGTTGTCAACGGAAGCTTTGCTGGATGCGTTGAGTACGTATTTACTGGCCCGCCCGCTCCTGCCCTCGCAGCGAGATTTGTTACTGAAGCATCGTAAAAATAACGACTTGCAGGACTTCACTTTAGGAATTCTGACTTTGCCCGAGTATCAGCTTTGTTAA
- the cysS gene encoding cysteine--tRNA ligase, with amino-acid sequence MQSLKIYNTLTREKEVFQPLHPTHVGLYVCGPTVYNYVHLGNVRTFLTFDVLVRYLRHIGYQVRYVRNLTDVGHLTGDSDEGEDKIGRMARLEKLEPMEIVHRYTDDFHQVLSKFNFLPPSIEPTATGHIVEQIEAVKALIEKGLAYESNGSVYFDIEKYNQNGQDYGKLSGRILEDLLSETRDLDGVGEKRNPLDFALWKKAAPDHLMRWPSPWGLGFPGWHLECTCMSTKYLGTQFDIHGGGMDLKFPHHECEIAQGTGLNGVSPVKYWMHSNMLTVNGQKMSKSLGNSFLPNELFAGSHHLLEQPYSPMTTRFFMLQSQYRSTLDFSNEALKAAQKGYKRLLNGLRLLREMEYVADESVSIDPKQVEEIEKAIAGAYEGMNDDLNTAVTIANLFTLLKKINQLYMGQSQFAQLGAEVFEKLKTTYLTFFLEILGLKEERNEAFEPLVNGLLDLYRDFKTQKQYDKVDQIRSVFKQNGLVIKDLKQRIDWAYEE; translated from the coding sequence ATGCAATCCCTGAAGATTTATAATACCCTGACTCGGGAAAAAGAAGTTTTTCAACCCCTGCATCCGACCCACGTGGGCCTGTATGTCTGCGGTCCTACCGTTTACAATTACGTGCACCTAGGCAACGTTCGGACGTTCCTCACCTTTGATGTACTCGTACGGTATCTACGGCACATTGGTTATCAGGTTCGGTACGTTCGTAATCTGACGGACGTTGGGCACCTGACCGGCGACAGCGACGAGGGAGAAGATAAAATTGGCCGCATGGCCCGCCTCGAAAAGCTGGAGCCCATGGAGATTGTACACCGCTATACGGACGATTTCCATCAGGTGTTGTCGAAATTTAACTTCTTGCCACCGAGTATTGAACCAACGGCTACGGGCCATATTGTCGAGCAGATTGAAGCGGTGAAAGCTTTGATTGAGAAAGGCTTAGCCTACGAATCCAATGGATCGGTGTACTTTGATATTGAAAAGTACAACCAAAATGGGCAGGATTACGGAAAACTTTCTGGTCGTATTCTGGAAGATCTGCTCAGCGAAACCCGCGATCTGGATGGCGTCGGCGAAAAACGCAATCCGCTGGATTTTGCTCTTTGGAAAAAAGCCGCTCCCGATCACCTGATGCGTTGGCCAAGCCCCTGGGGACTGGGCTTCCCAGGCTGGCACCTGGAATGTACCTGCATGAGTACGAAATACTTGGGTACGCAGTTTGACATTCACGGGGGTGGGATGGACCTGAAATTCCCGCACCACGAATGTGAGATTGCTCAGGGTACGGGCCTGAATGGCGTTTCGCCGGTGAAGTACTGGATGCACTCGAACATGCTGACGGTAAATGGCCAGAAAATGTCCAAATCGCTGGGCAATTCCTTCCTGCCCAATGAGTTGTTTGCCGGTAGTCACCATTTGCTCGAACAGCCGTATTCGCCCATGACGACCCGGTTCTTCATGCTCCAAAGCCAGTACCGTTCCACGCTCGACTTTTCCAACGAAGCCCTCAAAGCGGCTCAAAAGGGATACAAGCGTTTGTTAAATGGACTACGTCTGCTCCGCGAAATGGAATACGTGGCCGATGAAAGCGTGAGCATCGATCCGAAGCAGGTAGAGGAAATCGAGAAAGCCATTGCGGGAGCCTACGAGGGCATGAACGACGACCTGAACACGGCTGTTACCATCGCGAACCTGTTTACTCTGTTGAAGAAAATCAATCAGTTGTACATGGGGCAGAGTCAATTTGCCCAGCTGGGAGCGGAGGTTTTTGAAAAACTCAAGACCACCTATCTCACGTTTTTCCTGGAGATTCTGGGCCTGAAAGAAGAACGTAATGAAGCGTTTGAGCCCCTGGTCAATGGCTTGCTGGACCTGTACCGCGATTTCAAAACGCAGAAACAATACGACAAAGTCGATCAGATTCGTTCCGTATTTAAACAAAATGGCCTGGTCATTAAAGATCTGAAACAACGGATCGACTGGGCGTATGAAGAATAG
- a CDS encoding M28 family peptidase yields the protein MKRTLTLIGLLLMGGLLLESCKEKSKSAESTATEETKLAPAPVFNADSAYAFVQKQVDFGPRIPNSKAHRACGDWMVAKLKSYGFAVTEQTFTETAFDGTKLNARNIIGSINPDAAKRILLTAHWDTRPFADKDTVAQYKNKPFDGANDGGSGVGVLLEIARNLKAQPLPNVGIDIIFFDIEDWGEKEGMTPAQGRSNWALGSQYWAKNPHKPGYSAYYGILLDLVGAKGAQFPQESYSLQYAPSVVQNIWNTASRLGYNQYFLPVPGGGLTDDHVAVNEVANIPMVDIVEMKVNNPKTFGDYHHTHKDNMEVIDKNVMKAVGQTVTQVLYQEN from the coding sequence ATGAAACGTACCCTCACCCTGATTGGGCTGCTGTTGATGGGCGGCCTATTGCTTGAATCCTGTAAAGAAAAATCGAAAAGTGCGGAGAGTACGGCCACGGAGGAGACGAAGCTGGCTCCAGCTCCGGTGTTCAACGCGGATTCGGCCTATGCTTTTGTCCAGAAGCAGGTTGATTTTGGTCCCCGGATTCCCAATTCAAAAGCCCATCGGGCCTGCGGAGACTGGATGGTGGCCAAACTGAAAAGTTATGGATTTGCGGTGACCGAGCAGACCTTTACCGAGACGGCTTTTGACGGTACCAAGCTCAATGCCCGTAACATCATTGGCAGTATCAATCCCGACGCCGCCAAACGCATTCTGTTGACGGCTCACTGGGATACGCGTCCCTTTGCGGATAAGGATACCGTCGCTCAGTACAAAAACAAACCTTTCGACGGAGCGAATGACGGCGGTAGCGGCGTTGGCGTACTGTTGGAGATTGCCCGCAATCTGAAGGCCCAGCCGTTGCCGAATGTCGGTATCGATATTATTTTCTTTGATATTGAAGATTGGGGCGAGAAGGAAGGAATGACACCCGCTCAGGGACGATCCAACTGGGCGTTAGGTTCTCAATATTGGGCGAAAAATCCGCATAAACCGGGTTATTCTGCCTATTACGGGATTTTATTGGATCTAGTAGGAGCGAAAGGAGCTCAGTTCCCGCAGGAGAGTTACTCCCTGCAATATGCTCCAAGCGTTGTACAAAATATCTGGAATACGGCGAGCCGACTGGGCTATAATCAGTACTTTCTGCCGGTACCCGGTGGCGGTCTGACGGACGATCACGTAGCTGTAAACGAAGTGGCAAATATCCCGATGGTGGACATTGTGGAAATGAAAGTGAACAACCCGAAGACCTTCGGCGATTATCACCATACCCATAAGGACAACATGGAAGTGATTGACAAAAACGTCATGAAAGCCGTAGGCCAAACCGTAACTCAGGTATTGTATCAGGAAAATTAA
- a CDS encoding M16 family metallopeptidase, with protein sequence MMTLNRNQAPDFQLTDTISLIPVATHTLDNGIPVYVITAGEQPVVRIEWIFEAGGWDELLPNVSTFTLRMLNEGTQQHTGAELAEFFDQYGSFLELQASSDRSTVTLYALRKHLPVLLPRIQELLQEATFPAEELEVQRTIALQTLQVNEEKTSFLASRGFRETLFGKGHPYGKNQTQENLKAFSREDLVNFYQSHLAGQAFRVFVAGQVDETEVQLLNQVFGQQSVQGAKPRPAYEFPATPPEKPLLLDMPEKMQSTLRVGKRSVNRVHPDYYKVLVTNEIFGGYFGSRLMKNIREEKGFTYGIYSQLNHFAQASQLVIGTDVNKEFTQQTLDEIQKELVRLQTEPVPLEELQTAQNFMIGQFVGSLNTAFEIADRHKIRILNQLPDDYYERHIERIRAVTPEDVQQAAQTYFQWDSMIEVVAGGK encoded by the coding sequence ATGATGACACTGAACCGCAACCAAGCTCCTGATTTTCAGCTTACCGATACTATTTCCCTGATTCCCGTAGCCACCCATACGCTCGATAACGGCATACCCGTATACGTTATCACGGCCGGGGAACAACCCGTTGTACGCATCGAGTGGATTTTTGAAGCCGGTGGCTGGGATGAGCTTCTACCCAATGTTTCAACCTTTACACTGCGGATGCTTAATGAAGGCACCCAGCAACACACGGGTGCTGAACTAGCCGAATTCTTCGATCAGTATGGTTCCTTTCTGGAATTACAGGCTTCTTCGGACCGCTCGACGGTGACGCTGTACGCCTTACGCAAACATCTGCCCGTACTGCTGCCCCGAATTCAGGAATTGTTGCAGGAGGCCACCTTTCCCGCCGAAGAGCTGGAAGTACAGCGAACCATTGCCTTACAGACCTTACAGGTCAACGAAGAAAAAACGTCTTTCCTGGCTTCCCGGGGTTTCCGCGAAACCTTGTTTGGCAAAGGACATCCGTACGGAAAAAACCAGACGCAGGAAAACCTGAAAGCCTTTTCCCGCGAGGATTTAGTAAACTTTTACCAGTCGCACCTGGCGGGGCAAGCCTTTCGGGTATTCGTGGCTGGTCAGGTAGACGAAACGGAAGTACAGCTACTCAATCAGGTATTTGGTCAGCAGAGCGTTCAGGGTGCGAAGCCCCGGCCAGCCTACGAATTTCCGGCGACTCCGCCCGAAAAACCTCTGCTCCTGGATATGCCCGAAAAAATGCAATCGACGCTGCGAGTGGGCAAACGGAGCGTGAATCGAGTACACCCGGATTACTACAAGGTGCTAGTCACGAACGAGATCTTTGGGGGCTATTTTGGTTCGCGATTGATGAAAAATATTCGGGAAGAAAAAGGCTTTACCTACGGTATTTATTCCCAACTCAACCACTTCGCCCAGGCGAGTCAGCTGGTGATCGGTACGGACGTTAACAAAGAATTTACCCAGCAAACCCTTGATGAAATTCAGAAAGAGCTGGTACGGCTACAAACCGAGCCCGTGCCGCTTGAAGAGTTGCAAACGGCTCAGAATTTCATGATCGGGCAATTCGTGGGTTCATTGAATACGGCATTCGAAATCGCCGATCGGCATAAAATCCGAATTCTAAATCAATTACCTGACGATTACTACGAACGCCATATCGAACGCATTCGGGCAGTAACCCCCGAAGACGTACAGCAGGCCGCCCAGACCTATTTTCAATGGGATTCGATGATTGAAGTAGTGGCTGGTGGGAAATAA
- the porV gene encoding type IX secretion system outer membrane channel protein PorV, protein MKRLQTRFFTLAFLVGSSSFVWAQNGSGITGVNGDRVPLPAVPFVNIAPDARSAALGDAGVALSPTEAAGTYWNVSKLIYAEHDAGASISYTPWLRNVIGDMWLTHVTGYKKIGKNQVIGLSLQYFNIGDILFTNEQGTITGDFNSKEYAIGGSYALKLSDKLALGLNLKYINSNLTGDQVVAGVALRPGQTVAGDIALFSNGYSPEKKWYANYGIMIQNLGGKINYGGTAQTPYFIPTNLKVGTAITNRLDEKNSLTLTVDLNKLMVPTPPERDAAGDIIPGRGSDPDKKGLFEGVFGSFADAPDGFKEELQEVTVSTGLEYNWNKILSARLGYFYENPNKGNRSFISAGFGVRYQKVGLDFSYLFQGGGQQNPLNNTLRVSLSFLFDKKQRIEEAPRDDF, encoded by the coding sequence ATGAAAAGACTTCAAACCCGATTTTTTACCCTTGCCTTTCTAGTAGGTTCCTCTTCGTTCGTATGGGCACAAAATGGTAGTGGGATTACAGGCGTCAATGGTGACCGTGTTCCTCTTCCGGCTGTTCCTTTTGTAAATATCGCTCCGGACGCCCGTTCAGCGGCTCTCGGAGATGCTGGTGTGGCTCTCAGCCCGACTGAAGCAGCGGGTACGTACTGGAACGTTTCAAAACTCATTTACGCGGAACACGACGCAGGAGCCAGTATTTCGTATACGCCCTGGCTTCGTAACGTGATCGGCGATATGTGGTTAACTCATGTGACGGGTTACAAGAAGATTGGTAAAAATCAGGTCATTGGTCTGTCGCTTCAGTATTTCAACATTGGCGACATTCTCTTCACCAACGAACAGGGAACCATTACGGGCGACTTCAACTCCAAAGAATACGCGATCGGTGGTTCATACGCCCTCAAATTGTCGGATAAACTGGCACTGGGCCTGAACCTGAAATATATTAACTCGAACCTGACCGGTGATCAGGTGGTTGCGGGCGTTGCTCTGCGTCCCGGACAAACCGTAGCGGGTGACATTGCCCTATTTAGCAACGGCTATAGCCCGGAGAAGAAATGGTACGCCAACTACGGGATCATGATTCAAAACCTGGGTGGTAAAATCAACTACGGTGGTACGGCCCAAACGCCTTACTTTATCCCTACGAATTTGAAAGTAGGTACAGCTATCACCAATCGTCTGGATGAGAAAAACTCCCTGACGCTGACGGTTGACCTGAATAAACTTATGGTCCCAACACCTCCCGAACGTGATGCAGCAGGCGACATTATTCCAGGTCGTGGTTCCGATCCTGATAAGAAGGGTTTATTCGAAGGCGTCTTTGGCTCCTTCGCTGATGCTCCTGATGGCTTCAAGGAAGAGTTGCAGGAAGTAACGGTTTCAACGGGTTTGGAGTACAACTGGAATAAAATCCTATCGGCTCGTCTGGGTTACTTCTACGAAAACCCAAACAAAGGCAATCGTAGCTTCATTTCCGCGGGTTTCGGGGTACGATATCAGAAAGTGGGTCTCGACTTTTCGTACCTGTTCCAGGGCGGAGGACAGCAGAATCCGCTGAATAACACGCTCCGCGTATCGTTGTCTTTCCTGTTTGATAAAAAGCAACGCATCGAAGAAGCTCCCCGCGACGATTTTTAA